One region of Juglans regia cultivar Chandler chromosome 4, Walnut 2.0, whole genome shotgun sequence genomic DNA includes:
- the LOC108984167 gene encoding ubiquitin-conjugating enzyme E2 32 → MAADKYNLKNPAVKRIMQEYKEMQSNPSDDFMSRPLEENVFEWQFAIRGPRDTEFEGGIYHGRIQLPAEYPLKPPSFMLLTPNGRFETQTKICLSISNHHPEHWQPSWSVRTALVALMAFMPTNPNGALGSLDYKKEERRDLAIKSRETPPKFGAPERQKLIYEIHEYMLSKIPPVPQDGTSEAPEEQSTNSEGEAQVNSQDAGGDRIIEEVHEVPLNAESSPAEVRVSKEVPSNSSNDQQLQKPRVHKAADDRLFTWAAVGLTIAILVLLLKKLMKSSGHGALFTDGS, encoded by the exons ATGGCGGCCGACAAGTACAACTTGAAGAACCCGGCGGTGAAGCGGATTATGCAGGAGTACAAAGAGATGCAATCTAATCCTTCCGATGATTTCATGAGCCGCCCTCTCGAG GAAAATGTATTTGAATGGCAATTTGCAATCAGGGGACCCCGTGATACTGAATTTGAAGGCGGAATCTATCATGGAAGGATCCAGTTGCCCGCAGAATACCCATTGAAGCCACCTTCGTTTATGTTGTTAact CCGAATGGACGTTTCGAAACCCAAACCAAGATTTGCTTAAGCATATCAAATCATCATCCTGAGCATTGGCAGCCGTCGTGGAGTG TGCGGACGGCATTAGTTGCACTTATGGCATTTATGCCCACAAATCCAAATGGTGCACTGGGCTCACTGGACTACAAGAAGGAAGAGAGGCGAGATCTGGCCATAAAATCTCGTGAAACACCCCCAAAGTTTGGGGCTCCTGAACGTCAAAAGCTAATTTATGAG ATTCATGAATATATGCTAAGCAAGATACCCCCTGTTCCTCAAGATGGCACCTCAGAGGCTCCCGAAGAACAGAGCACAAACAGTGAGGGTGAAGCCCAGGTGAATTCGCAAGATGCCGGTGGTGATAGGATTATTGAAGAAGTGCATGAGGTCCCTTTAAATGCCGAGTCCAGCCCTGCAGAAGTTAGGGTTTCAAAGGAGGTTCCGTCCAATAGCTCAAATGATCAGCAGCTGCAAAAGCCAAGGGTTCATAAAGCGGCTGATGATCGCTTGTTTACATGGGCTGCTGTTGGACTGACCATTGCAATTCTTGTTCTTTTGCTGAAGAAGCTCATGAAATCTAGTGGACATGGTGCTCTATTCACTGATGGGTCTTAG
- the LOC118348289 gene encoding uncharacterized protein LOC118348289 yields MSNNQEEDTTEEFRQPPVPNLQMQAMLGEMRRMLRAELEPIHERLDRVEAETPRGQQHDIHNRQHGGRGPWRNVDGEAESEEFDEQYLNRGRIERGYRNREARMGRPRRDNDLGNIKIKIPSFQGKNDPEVYLEWETKMEMVFDCHNYSEIKKVKLAAIEFTDYAIVWWDQLLINRRRNREPPVDTWEEMKMLMRKRFVPSHYYRGLYQKLQRLIQGSKSVDEYYKEMEVAMIRANVEEDREATMARFLHGLNREIADIVEMQHYVELTDMVHQAIKVEEQFKRKGLARRGLPMATTSSWKTTPKRDEQQQNKPKFESSKNANLKTATTSGTIETSSSKTRDIKCFKCQGRGHIASQCVNKRVMVINAQGELESENEEEVDNDDMPSMEDADDEQNAVVGDLLVARRVLNVQVKEEESNQRENLFHTRCFVNNKVCSVIIDGGSCTNVASTYLVEKLALTTLKHPQPYRLQWLNECGEIKVTRQVLVALSIGKYEDEVLCDVVPMHACHLLLGRPWQYDLRVTHDGFTNKYSFTLNRQPITLVPLTPKQEFEDVLPEEVPYGLPPIRGIEHQIDFIPGASIPNRPAYRSNPEETKELQRQRGIEVDEEKVKAIQEWSTPTTVSQVRSFHGLASFYRRFVRDFSSLAAPLTEVIKKNVPFKWGKEQEKAFSLIKEKLTNAPLLVLPNFAKTFEIECDASGIGIGAVLMQEGRPIAYFSEKLSGAALNYPTYDKEMYALVRALENWQHYLWPKEFVIHTDHESLKHLKGQQRLNKRHAKWVEFIETFPYVIRYKQGKENVVADALSRRYALLSILDTKMLGFEYIKELYAQDSDFGDVFNTCEKMAFGKFS; encoded by the exons atgtctaataatcaagaagaagacaCAACCGAAGAATTTCGACAACCTCCAGTTCCAAACCTCCAAATGCAAGCGATGTTAGGGGAGATGAGGCGTATGTTGAGGGCTGAATTAGAACCTATTCACGAAAGGTTGGACAGGGTAGAAGCGGAAACTCCTAGGGGCCAGCAACATGACATCCACAATAGGCAGCATGGTGGGCGTGGTCCGTGGCGGAATGTTGATGgagaggcggagtcggaggagtttgatgagcaatatttgaaccGAGGCAGGATTGAGCGTGGGTATAGAAATAGAGAAGCTAGGATGGGTAGGCCTAGGAGGGATAACGATTTAggaaatataaagattaaaatccCATCTTTTCAAGGTAAAAATGATCCTGAAGTTTATTTGGAGTGGGAAACTAAAATGGAGATGGTTTTTGATTGTCACAACTACTCAGAGATAAAGAAGGTTAAGTTGGCTGCAATTGAATTTACCGATTATGCCATTgtgtggtgggatcaattactgattaataggaggaggaatagaGAGCCACCCGTGGACACTTGGgaggaaatgaaaatgcttaTGAGGAAGCGTTTTGTACCCAGCCACTATTATAGGGGATTGTATCAAAAATTACAGAGGTTAATTCAAGGATCTAAAAGTGTGGATGAGTATTACAAGGAGATGGAGGTAGCTATGATCCGGGCAAATGTAGAAGAGGACCGGGAAGCCACCATGGCTAGGTTTTTGCACGGTTTAAATCGTGAGATTGCGGATATAGTCGAGATGCAGCACTATGTTGAGTTGACAGATATGGTGCATCAAGCCATAAAGGTGGAGGAACAATTCAAACGAAAGGGATTGGCTAGGAGGGGACTGCCTATGGCTACAACCAGCTCGTGGAAGACAACTCCAAAAAGGGACGAGCAGCaacaaaataagccaaaatttGAATCCTCTAAGAATGCCAACTTAAAGACCGCCACTACTTCAGGTACAATCGAGACTTCAAGTTCTAAGACacgtgatattaaatgttttaaatgtcaggGGCGCGGACATATAGCCAGCCAGTGTGTAAACAAGAGGGTGATGGTGATAAATGCCCAAGGAGAGCTTGAgtcagaaaatgaggaagaagtagATAATGATGATATGCCATCTATGGAGGATGCTGACGATGAGCAAAATGCTGTGGTTGGAGATTTATTGGTTGCAAGGCGAGTTCTCAATGTGCAGGTTAAGGAGGAAGAAAGTAACCAAAGGGAGAACTTGTTTCATACTCGGTGCTTTGTAAATAACAAAGTTTGCAGTGTCATTATCGATGGTGGGAGTTGCACAAATGTAGCCAGCACTTATTTGGTGGAGAAATTGGCTTTAACTACCTTGAAACATCCTCAACCTTACCGGCTTCAGTGGTTGAATGAATGTGGGGAAATCAAGGTGACAAGACAAGTGTTGGTGGCATTATCCATTGGCAAATatgaggatgaggtgctttgtgatgtggtTCCTATGCACGCATGCCATTTACTGTTGGGAagaccatggcagtatgatctgAGGGTTACGCATGATGGATTCACAAATAAGTATTCCTTCACTCTTAATAGGCAACCTATTACTCTTGTGCCATTAACTCCAAAACAG GAGTTTGAAGATGTCCTTCCTGAAGAGGTACCATATGGTTTACCTCCAATCCGAGGGATTGAACATCAAATTGATTTCATACCTGGTGCATCAATTCCAAACCGACCTGCTTATAGGAGTAATCCCGAGGAGACCAAGGAACTTCAGAGGCAA agaggaattgaggtggatgaggaaAAGGTGAAGGCAATCCAAGAGTGGTCAACGCCTACAACAGTCAGCCAAGTGAGGAGTTTCCACGGCTTAGCTAGCTTCTATAGACGGTTTGTGCGTGATTTTAGTAGCTTAGCCGCCCCTCTTACTGAAGTCATCAAGAAAAATGTGCCGTTTAAGTggggaaaagaacaagaaaaggcaTTTAGTCTGATCAAAGAAAAGTTAACTAATGCACCTTTGCTTGTTTTACCTaactttgctaaaacttttgaaattgagtgtgatgcttcaggcaTAGGAATTGGAgctgttttgatgcaagaaggCCGTCCAATTGCTTATTTCAGTGAAAAGTTGAGTGGGGCAGCCCTAAATTACCCTACTTATGATAAGGAGATGTATGCCTTGGTGAGGGCTTTGGAAAATTGGCAACACTATCTATGGCCAAAGGAGTTTGTGATTCACACAGATCATGAGTCTTTGAAGCATTTGAAAGGACAGCAAAGGTTGAACAAACGCCATGCCAAGTGGGTGGAATTCATTGAAACATTTCCGTATGTGATCAGATATAAGCAAGGTAAAGAAAATGTGGTGGCTGATGCATTGTCCCGAAGGTATGCCTtactttccattttagatacaaaaatgctTGGCTTTGAATACATTAAGGAATTGTATGCTCaagattctgattttggtgatgtgttcaatacatgtgaaaaaatggcGTTTGGTAAGTTTagctga
- the LOC108984219 gene encoding uncharacterized protein LOC108984219 has translation MSTVEMAHHIDLEQGGHRRSGSDGSVCFTDADEGSCYSQFYSTNGGSYDEYSFACVYDPEIGKVSVSRRDSLSSSSECSVEVENESGVPEIKVHLAKAERDCRICHLGLESNSHESGVPIELGCSCKDDLGAAHKNCAEAWFKIKGNKTCEICHSIARNVFGSIEIESTDHSNDANDATTAAAVAPVPIAETRNFWHGHRFLNFLLACVVFAFVLSWLFHFNVPS, from the exons ATGTCGACCGTAGAAATGGCCCACCACATCGATTTGGAACAAGGGGGTCACCGCCGTTCCGGAAGTGACGGTAGCGTCTGCTTCACAGACGCCGACGAGGGCTCGTGCTATTCCCAGTTCTATTCCACGAATGGCGGGTCTTACGATGAGTACAGCTTCGCCTGTGTTTATGATCCTGAGATCGGGAAAGTCTCGGTCTCTCGGAGGGACTCTTTGTCTTCATCCTCGGAGTGCTCGGTGGAGGTGGAGAATGAGAGTGGGGTCCCCGAAATCAAGGTGCATTTGGCTAAAGCCGAGAGAGACTGTAGGATTTGTCATCTTGGGTTGGAGAGTAATAGCCATGAATCCGGTGTTCCCATAGAGTTGGGTTGCTCTTGTAAGGATGATTTGGGTGCAGCCCACAAAAACTGTGCTGAGGCCTGGTTCAAGATTAAGGGAAATAA AACATGTGAGATATGCCATTCTATTGCCCGTAATGTCTTCGGATCGATTGAGATCGAGTCAACAGATCATTCAAATGATGCCAACGATGCCACAACAGCAGCTGCAGTCGCACCAGTGCCCATAGCAGAGACACGAAACTTCTGGCATGGCCACCGGTTCCTGAATTTCCTGCTTGCTTGCGTGGTATTTGCATTTGTCTTATCATGGCTCTTCCATTTTAATGTGCCATCGTAA
- the LOC108981985 gene encoding phosphatidylinositol:ceramide inositolphosphotransferase 1-like has product MTLYIGREASKLWKRLCAETLTEINLLAENWKYLLAGLIFQYVHGLAARGVHYLHRPGPVLQDAGFFLLPELGQDKAYISETLFTFIFLSFILWSFHPFILKSKKIYTVLVWCRVLAFLVASQILRIFTFYSTQLPGPNYHCREGSELARLPRPDSVIEVLLINFPRGMVYGCGDLIFSSHMIFTLVFVLTYQKYGTLRWIKRLSWLLAVIQSFLIVASRKHYTVDVVVAWYTVNLVVFFIDNKLPEMPDRTGGASLLLPMSTKDKDSKTKEENHKLLNGNSGDPADWWQRNQVNGKTLENGNTGHPDAAMNGV; this is encoded by the exons ATGACGCTTTACATTGGTCGCGAGGCTTCGAAG TTGTGGAAAAGACTTTGCGCAGAGACATTGACAGAGATCAACCTTCTTGCAGAGAATTGGAAATACCTTCTCGCGGGTCTCATTTTTCAG TATGTACATGGTCTGGCTGCCCGAGGAGTTCATTATCTTCATCGGCCAGGGCCAGTACTTCAGGATGCTGGGTTCTTTCTTCTTCCG GAGCTTGGCCAAGACAAAGCTTACATCAGTGAGACTCTGTTCACCttcattttcttatcttttatcttG TGGAGCTTCCATCCATTCATCTTGAAGAGCAAAAAGATCTACACAGTTCTAGTATGGTGCAGGGTTCTAGCATTTTTAGTT GCCTCTCAAATTCTTCGTATATTTACATTCTATTCTACCCAGCTTCCTGGTCCAAACTATCATTGTCGTGAG GGTTCAGAACTTGCAAGGCTGCCTCGTCCTGATAGTGTAATTGAAGTCCTCTTGATCAATT TTCCTCGGGGCATGGTGTATGGTTGTGGGGATTTGATTTTTTCATCGCACATGATTTTTACTTTAGTCTTTGTGCTCACATACCAGAAATATGGCACGCTAAG GTGGATAAAACGGCTTTCCTGGTTGCTTGCTGTAATCCAGAGTTTCTTGATTGTAGCATCCCGCAAACATTACACAGTTGATGTTGTCGTTGCATG GTATACTGTTAATTTGGTGGTGTTCTTTATAGACAATAAATTGCCAG AAATGCCTGATCGTACTGGAGGAGCATCGCTCTTGTTACCAATGAGTACCAAGGACAAGGATAGCAAGACCAAAGAAGAGAATCACAAACTCCTGAATGGAAACTCAGGAGACCCTGCTGATTGG TGGCAGAGAAATCAAGTCAATGGCAAGACTTTGGAAAATGGAAATACAGGACATCCTGATGCTGCAATGAATGGTGTGTAG